The Pseudodesulfovibrio sp. zrk46 genome contains a region encoding:
- a CDS encoding BCCT family transporter, with the protein MATNGNDGGVDLRPDNKILIPATLVLIGIIACSILFTESFEQVLKTVYGVFTRTTGTWYLWVTVAMMILSCFFMFSRYGEIKFGEEDEKPEFSNYSWIAMMFCSGVAGAVMFWSIVEPLFNLAYPPQFAEPLSRQSFEWAMSYVLLHWGPVTWPWYMVTALPICYMYYKRKKPVLRISSTAEPVIGDKVNGPIGKGIEVFFIIGLMFSNAAVMGVSVPIVNHALGAVLGIEPSFTLELIILGISAVIFTVSVSLGLKKGIKILSDTNVLIALAMVFFCFVAGPTVFIVDNFTNSFGHMLGNFWNMIFWTDPYTDGSFPQDWTIFYALWMASYGPFMGLFIARISRGRSVRQVVAMGLAGGIAGSYMIHAVFGGYTMYAQLNGVVDAVAILKASGGPAALVATLKSLPLGQVVLVGYCVFSTIFLATSVDSCAYVISCAATTKLQPGSEPTRGHRFYWAAIQAGLALAAITMGGLGPVRVFANFSGALMLIPIAFAIAAWFKMTKEDDALVKYCSPKK; encoded by the coding sequence ATGGCTACAAACGGCAATGACGGAGGCGTCGACCTTCGTCCTGACAACAAAATTCTCATCCCGGCGACTTTGGTTCTGATCGGCATCATCGCATGCTCGATCCTGTTCACCGAGTCGTTCGAGCAGGTTCTCAAAACCGTGTACGGCGTCTTCACCCGTACTACCGGTACCTGGTACCTTTGGGTGACTGTCGCAATGATGATCCTCTCCTGCTTCTTCATGTTCTCCCGTTACGGCGAGATCAAGTTTGGTGAAGAAGACGAGAAACCCGAGTTCAGCAACTACTCCTGGATCGCCATGATGTTCTGCTCCGGTGTGGCCGGCGCCGTCATGTTCTGGTCCATCGTCGAACCCCTGTTCAACCTGGCATACCCGCCTCAGTTTGCGGAGCCGCTTTCCCGGCAGTCCTTTGAATGGGCCATGTCGTATGTCCTGTTGCACTGGGGCCCGGTTACCTGGCCTTGGTACATGGTGACCGCGCTGCCCATCTGCTACATGTACTACAAGCGCAAGAAGCCTGTTCTTCGCATCAGCTCCACCGCTGAACCCGTGATCGGCGACAAGGTCAACGGTCCGATTGGTAAGGGCATCGAAGTCTTCTTCATCATCGGCCTGATGTTCTCCAACGCCGCGGTCATGGGCGTTTCTGTACCCATCGTCAACCACGCTCTGGGTGCTGTACTGGGTATTGAGCCTAGCTTCACCCTGGAGTTGATCATCCTCGGCATCTCCGCAGTGATCTTCACCGTGTCTGTTTCCCTGGGCCTCAAGAAGGGCATCAAGATCCTGTCCGATACCAACGTGCTCATCGCGCTCGCCATGGTCTTCTTCTGCTTCGTGGCTGGCCCCACCGTGTTCATCGTGGACAACTTCACCAACTCCTTCGGCCACATGCTCGGTAACTTCTGGAACATGATCTTCTGGACCGATCCGTACACCGATGGCTCCTTCCCTCAGGATTGGACCATCTTCTACGCATTGTGGATGGCCTCCTACGGTCCGTTCATGGGGCTGTTCATCGCCCGCATCTCTCGCGGTCGCTCTGTACGTCAGGTGGTTGCCATGGGTCTGGCTGGCGGTATCGCCGGTTCCTACATGATCCACGCGGTCTTCGGCGGTTACACCATGTACGCACAGCTCAACGGCGTGGTTGATGCCGTGGCCATTCTCAAGGCCAGCGGCGGCCCGGCTGCTCTGGTAGCGACCCTCAAGTCCCTGCCGCTCGGACAGGTGGTGCTCGTAGGATACTGCGTGTTCTCCACCATCTTCCTGGCCACATCCGTTGACTCCTGCGCTTACGTTATCTCTTGCGCAGCAACCACTAAACTTCAGCCTGGCTCCGAACCTACTCGTGGCCATCGTTTCTACTGGGCAGCCATTCAGGCGGGTCTTGCACTGGCGGCAATCACCATGGGCGGTCTCGGACCTGTCCGCGTGTTCGCCAACTTCTCCGGTGCGCTCATGCTCATCCCCATCGCGTTCGCCATCGCGGCGTGGTTCAAGATGACCAAGGAAGACGACGCTCTGGTGAAGTACTGCTCACCCAAAAAATAG
- a CDS encoding alkaline phosphatase family protein yields MADQAKRVALLGFDCAIPKRLEALMDEGALPNFKKFKEQGAYMTEGYNMPTVTPPSWATICTGAFPRTHGVEDYYYYNEGESLHFSKCVQAFGSDMLTAQTIWDAWDKAGKKSLVVNYPTSWPSKLENGVMVQGEGLSAAESRWQYEGYEHREHLCSESCVATDFYPIGVQARFEEAEGWKGLTEEMEDQEPLEIVIPMEFPHAMEKMAPQTWYGLTWESDDDGYDVFALCPEKDFSKAFYTIKLREWSEVIEADFPMAEDGRIEKGYFRCKLMELSDDAEDFKLYISGITGTHGYCAPADALKNVDFTKNILANDMGFVGLVNGIIDDETVVELATFHSEWLTEVITTLMKDHPDWELLYMHTHLIDWFYHGYLDKMDSDDPEISKPAFDMERAIYQIEDKFLGIMMETMPKDTLTCVISDHGATPIGPILNTAEALAQAGLTSYEARSSDEAGSVWEESEGFNYELIPEKSKAVPQRYMFVYVNLKSKYPGGIVEDEDYEQVRKEIIDALLDYKHPETGERPVMCAIPKEDAKVFGMGGEQAGDVVYVLKPEYMAEHGYGFPTGESGCGSLKNIMLWNGPGVKQGYVYDRPRWLADVVPTFCHATGNPVPADTEGAICYQIFEDHQS; encoded by the coding sequence ATGGCAGACCAAGCTAAAAGAGTCGCTCTGCTCGGATTCGACTGCGCTATCCCCAAGCGCCTTGAAGCTCTGATGGACGAGGGCGCTCTGCCCAACTTCAAGAAGTTCAAGGAGCAGGGTGCCTACATGACCGAGGGCTACAACATGCCCACCGTCACCCCGCCTTCCTGGGCAACCATCTGCACCGGCGCTTTCCCGCGCACTCACGGTGTCGAGGACTACTACTATTACAACGAAGGCGAGTCCCTGCACTTCTCCAAGTGCGTACAGGCCTTCGGTTCCGACATGCTGACCGCTCAGACCATCTGGGATGCCTGGGACAAGGCCGGCAAGAAGTCCTTGGTTGTCAACTACCCGACCTCCTGGCCTTCCAAGCTGGAAAACGGTGTGATGGTACAGGGCGAAGGTTTGTCTGCCGCTGAATCCCGCTGGCAGTACGAAGGTTACGAACACCGTGAGCACCTGTGCTCCGAGTCCTGTGTTGCCACTGATTTTTACCCCATCGGCGTTCAGGCCCGCTTCGAAGAAGCTGAAGGCTGGAAAGGCTTGACCGAGGAGATGGAAGATCAGGAACCCCTGGAAATCGTTATTCCCATGGAGTTTCCCCACGCCATGGAGAAGATGGCTCCTCAGACCTGGTACGGTCTGACCTGGGAGTCCGATGACGACGGCTACGATGTCTTTGCATTGTGCCCCGAAAAGGATTTCTCCAAGGCTTTCTACACCATCAAGCTGCGTGAATGGTCCGAAGTCATCGAAGCTGACTTCCCCATGGCAGAAGATGGCCGCATCGAAAAGGGCTACTTCCGCTGCAAGCTGATGGAACTGTCCGACGACGCAGAGGATTTCAAGCTGTACATCTCCGGTATCACCGGTACCCATGGCTACTGCGCTCCGGCCGACGCCCTCAAGAATGTCGACTTCACCAAGAACATCCTTGCCAACGACATGGGCTTCGTCGGTCTGGTCAATGGCATCATCGACGACGAGACTGTTGTCGAGCTGGCCACTTTCCATTCCGAGTGGCTCACCGAGGTCATCACCACCCTGATGAAGGACCATCCGGATTGGGAATTGCTGTACATGCACACCCACCTCATCGACTGGTTCTACCACGGTTACCTGGACAAGATGGACAGCGACGATCCCGAGATCAGCAAGCCCGCTTTCGATATGGAGCGCGCCATCTACCAGATCGAAGACAAGTTCCTCGGCATCATGATGGAAACCATGCCCAAGGATACCCTGACCTGCGTCATCTCTGACCACGGCGCTACTCCCATCGGCCCGATTCTCAACACCGCCGAGGCCCTGGCTCAGGCCGGACTGACCTCTTACGAGGCTCGTTCCTCTGATGAAGCCGGTTCCGTATGGGAAGAGTCCGAAGGTTTCAACTACGAGCTCATCCCCGAGAAGTCCAAGGCAGTGCCCCAGCGCTACATGTTCGTCTACGTCAACCTGAAGTCCAAGTACCCCGGCGGTATCGTGGAAGACGAAGATTACGAGCAGGTTCGCAAGGAAATCATCGACGCACTGCTCGACTACAAGCACCCCGAAACCGGCGAACGTCCGGTCATGTGCGCCATCCCCAAGGAAGACGCCAAGGTCTTCGGCATGGGCGGCGAGCAGGCTGGTGATGTCGTGTACGTCCTCAAGCCCGAGTACATGGCTGAGCACGGCTACGGTTTCCCCACCGGCGAGTCCGGATGCGGTTCCCTCAAGAACATCATGCTGTGGAACGGTCCCGGCGTGAAGCAGGGTTACGTTTACGATCGTCCGCGCTGGCTGGCCGACGTAGTGCCCACCTTCTGCCACGCCACCGGTAA